A stretch of [Clostridium] scindens DNA encodes these proteins:
- the ffh gene encoding signal recognition particle protein, with protein MAFDSLTEKLQNIFKNLRSKGRLTEDDVKEALKEIKRALLAADVNFKVVKDFIKNVQERAIGQDVMNGLNPGQMVIKIVNEELVKLMGSETTEIALQPGSAITVIMMAGLQGAGKTTTTAKLAGKYKVKGKNPLLVACDVYRPAAIKQLQVNGEKQGVEVFAMGESHKPANIAKAALEHAQKNGNRIVILDTAGRLHIDEDMMAELAEIKDAVNVHQTILVIDAMTGQDAVNVAKEFNEKIGVDGVIVTKLDGDTRGGAALSVKAVTGKPILYVGMGEKLSDLEQFYPDRMASRILGMGDVLTLIEKAEAEIDEEKAKQMSQKLKKAQFDFEDYLESVKQMKNMGGLGSIMSMMPALGAGMGKMKDLDDDQTAQAEKNMARMEAMIYSMTPEERRNPDLLNPSRKHRIARGAGVDISEVNRMVKQFGEMKKMMKMVGKSGRKGKFRLPF; from the coding sequence ATGGCATTTGACAGTTTGACAGAAAAACTTCAGAACATTTTCAAGAACTTAAGAAGCAAAGGCCGACTGACCGAAGATGATGTAAAGGAAGCCCTCAAAGAGATCAAGAGGGCGCTGCTTGCGGCGGACGTCAACTTCAAGGTTGTTAAGGATTTTATTAAGAACGTTCAGGAGCGGGCCATAGGCCAGGATGTGATGAACGGGCTGAATCCGGGCCAGATGGTGATCAAGATCGTCAACGAAGAACTGGTGAAGCTGATGGGCTCCGAGACTACGGAGATCGCGCTTCAGCCGGGAAGCGCCATCACGGTTATCATGATGGCGGGCCTTCAGGGCGCTGGTAAGACGACGACCACTGCCAAACTGGCAGGGAAGTATAAGGTAAAGGGCAAGAACCCTCTTCTGGTGGCCTGCGACGTATACCGTCCGGCGGCGATCAAGCAGCTGCAGGTTAACGGCGAGAAGCAGGGTGTGGAAGTGTTCGCCATGGGCGAGAGCCATAAGCCGGCCAACATTGCCAAAGCGGCGCTCGAGCATGCGCAGAAGAACGGCAACCGGATCGTGATCCTGGATACAGCCGGACGCCTTCACATTGATGAAGACATGATGGCGGAACTGGCAGAGATCAAGGACGCGGTGAATGTCCATCAGACAATTCTGGTGATCGATGCCATGACAGGCCAGGACGCGGTGAACGTAGCCAAAGAGTTTAATGAAAAGATTGGCGTAGACGGAGTCATCGTCACCAAGCTTGACGGCGATACAAGGGGCGGCGCGGCGCTGTCTGTAAAGGCAGTTACCGGAAAGCCGATTCTATATGTTGGTATGGGAGAGAAACTCTCAGATCTGGAACAGTTCTATCCGGACCGAATGGCATCCCGTATTCTGGGAATGGGAGACGTGCTCACCCTGATCGAGAAGGCAGAGGCCGAGATCGATGAAGAGAAAGCAAAGCAGATGTCCCAGAAATTGAAAAAAGCCCAGTTCGATTTTGAAGATTATCTGGAAAGCGTAAAGCAGATGAAGAACATGGGCGGCCTTGGCAGTATCATGAGCATGATGCCCGCGCTGGGCGCAGGCATGGGCAAGATGAAGGATCTGGACGACGACCAGACGGCCCAGGCAGAGAAGAATATGGCAAGGATGGAGGCCATGATCTATTCCATGACGCCCGAGGAAAGAAGGAATCCGGATCTTCTGAATCCTTCCAGAAAGCACAGGATTGCAAGAGGAGCAGGGGTAGACATCAGCGAAGTCAACCGGATGGTCAAGCAATTCGGCGAGATGAAGAAGATGATGAAGATGGTAGGAAAAAGCGGCAGAAAAGGAAAGTTCCGCCTGCCGTTCTAA
- the ylxM gene encoding YlxM family DNA-binding protein, translated as MNEILEQALLYDFYGELLTEHQKEIYEQFVLEDLSLGEIAKEAGISRQGVHDLIKRCNQTLKDYEDKLQLVAKFVAIKDKVKQIDDLLDGYQESDIHEIIEKIRRISGEIIEEL; from the coding sequence ATGAATGAGATATTAGAACAGGCATTGCTATACGATTTTTATGGAGAACTTCTGACCGAGCATCAGAAGGAAATCTATGAACAGTTCGTATTGGAAGACCTATCCTTGGGAGAGATTGCGAAAGAGGCAGGTATCAGCCGCCAGGGCGTGCATGACTTGATCAAGAGATGCAACCAGACGCTTAAGGACTACGAAGATAAGCTGCAGCTGGTAGCAAAATTCGTGGCGATCAAGGATAAGGTGAAGCAGATTGACGATTTGCTGGATGGATATCAAGAAAGCGATATCCATGAGATTATAGAGAAGATCCGCAGGATATCCGGCGAGATCATAGAGGAGTTGTAG
- the rpsP gene encoding 30S ribosomal protein S16 codes for MAVKIRLRRMGQKKAPFYRIIVADSRSPRDGKFIDEIGTYDPNCDPSAIKVDEEAAKKWLSNGAQPTEAVSKILKAAGIEK; via the coding sequence ATGGCAGTAAAAATCAGATTAAGAAGAATGGGACAGAAGAAGGCTCCTTTCTATAGAATCATCGTTGCTGATTCCAGATCACCAAGAGATGGCAAGTTCATCGATGAGATCGGCACTTACGATCCGAACTGTGATCCTAGCGCAATCAAGGTTGACGAGGAAGCAGCTAAGAAGTGGTTAAGCAATGGTGCACAGCCTACAGAAGCAGTAAGCAAGATTCTTAAAGCAGCTGGCATTGAGAAATAA